Proteins from a single region of Burkholderiales bacterium:
- the argB gene encoding acetylglutamate kinase, with translation MSLNPITARQKAGILAEALPYIQRFHGKTVVIKYGGSAMTEEALKHGFASDVVLLKLVGINPVVVHGGGPHINDLLKRVGKQSEFVQGMRVTDRETMDVVEMVLGGQVNKQIVSLINQHGGKAIGITGKDGDFIRARKMKIKSKEKQDEWLDVGHVGEVVGVDPQIVSLLDSQDFIPVIAPIGVGDKGESYNINADLVAGKIAETLKAEKLILLTNTPGVLDKAGKVLTGLNASKVNVLIEDGTISGGMLPKVNCALEAVRNGVKTCHIIDGRVEHALLLEILTDEGVGTLIRSGTR, from the coding sequence ATGTCCCTGAACCCGATTACCGCCAGGCAGAAGGCCGGCATTCTCGCCGAGGCGCTGCCTTACATCCAGCGCTTCCACGGCAAGACCGTCGTCATCAAGTACGGCGGCAGTGCCATGACCGAGGAAGCGTTAAAGCACGGCTTCGCCAGCGACGTGGTGCTGCTGAAACTGGTCGGCATCAATCCGGTGGTGGTGCACGGCGGCGGGCCGCACATCAACGATTTGCTCAAGCGGGTCGGCAAGCAGAGCGAATTCGTACAGGGCATGCGGGTCACCGACCGCGAAACCATGGACGTGGTGGAAATGGTGCTGGGCGGCCAAGTCAACAAGCAGATTGTGAGCTTGATAAACCAGCATGGCGGCAAGGCGATCGGCATTACCGGCAAGGACGGCGATTTCATCCGCGCGCGCAAGATGAAGATCAAAAGCAAGGAAAAGCAGGACGAATGGCTCGATGTCGGCCACGTCGGCGAAGTGGTGGGTGTCGACCCGCAGATTGTTTCGCTGCTCGACAGCCAGGATTTCATTCCGGTGATTGCGCCGATAGGCGTGGGCGACAAAGGCGAGTCCTACAATATCAATGCCGATCTGGTCGCGGGCAAAATCGCCGAGACGCTGAAGGCGGAGAAGTTGATTCTGCTTACCAACACGCCCGGGGTGCTGGACAAAGCCGGCAAGGTGCTGACCGGGCTTAATGCATCCAAGGTAAATGTCTTGATTGAAGACGGCACGATTTCCGGCGGCATGCTGCCGAAAGTGAACTGCGCGCTGGAAGCGGTAAGGAACGGCGTCAAGACCTGCCATATCATCGACGGCCGGGTCGAGCACGCGCTGCTGCTCGAAATCCTTACCGATGAAGGCGTGGGCACGCTGATTCGCTCCGGCACGCGTTGA